DNA from Longimicrobiaceae bacterium:
TGCGGCTCCCGCTGACGCTCGCCATCGTCCGCGCGCTCCTGGTGCGGCTGGGGGAGGAGACCTACGCGCTTCCCGTCACCCACGTGGGCGAGACGGTGGAGATCCCCGAGGCCGACGTCCGCTCCGTGAAGGGGCGGACCGTGGCCTTGCTCCGCGAGGAGGTCATCCCGCTCCTGTCGCTGCGCGGGCTGCTCCAGCAGCAGGGACCCGCCGTCGGATCGGGCGGCGGCCGCCGCGTGGCGGTGGTGCTGGAGTCGGGGGAGCACCGCGTGGGGGTCGAGGTGGACGAGCTGGCGGGGCAGCAGGAGATCGTCATCAAGTCCTTCGACGCCACCGCGGGGACGCTCCGCATCTTCTCCGGGGCCACCATCCTTTCCGACGGCCGTCCGGCCCTGATCCTCGACGTGGGAAGCATCCTGGCGCGCGAGGGCCGGGCCGAAGCAGTGGCGGCCGCGTGAGCCGGCCGCGACCAACGTATACCATGGATCGGGCGCACCGATGATCGACATACGGGACCTGGAGGCCATTCAGCTCGACGCGCTGCGCGAGGTGGCGAACATGGGCGCGGGGCATGCCGCGACCGCGCTCTCGCAGATGACGAAGAGCCGGATCATGATCACCGTGCCGCAGCTCCAGGTCGCACCCCTGGAGGAGGTGCCGGAGCTGCTGACGAGCTCAGAGGAGGTGGTGGCGGCGGTGCTGATGCACATGCTGGGCGACCTCACCGGGCGCACGCTGCTGATCTTCCCCCGCAACTCGGCGATGCGGCTCTCCGAGATCCTGCTGCACCGCCCCGCGGGGAACTCGCACGTCTTCGGCGAGCTGGAGCAGTCGGCCATCAAGGAGGCCGGGAACATCCTGTCGGCGGCGTACATGAACGCGCTCTCCGACTTCATGGGGCTCATGCTCCTCCCCTCCGTCCCCTCGCTGGTCATCGACCTCGCGGGGGCGGTGCTCACCACCGCGTACACCAACTTCGGGCACGAGCGCGACTACGTCTTCTGCATCCAGACGGAGTTCAAGATGGAGGAGGACGTCTCCGTGCAGGGGCACTTCCTCCTCCTCCCCGACGTGGAGTCGCTGCAGGTCATCCTCGAGCAGATCCGCCTTGCCTGACGTACGGGAGCTTTCCGCCTCCACCTCCGCCCCGGCGCGCGCCCCGCGCTCGGAGCGGGACCTCCGCATCCTCCGCGGCTTCGCGCAGCGGATCGACGCGGCGGACGCGGGTGCGCACAACAACCTCGGCGTCCTCTACTTCAACAAGGGGCTGTACGAGGAGGGGATCTCGCAGTTCCAGCGCGCGCTGGAGATCGACCCCAAGATGCAGGTCGCCCAGCGCAACCTGGAGATCGTCTACTTCGCCACCGGCTACTACGACCGGCTGATCGCGGAGCTGCGCGAGCGGCTGCGCGAGGACCCGGACGACTCCGACGCCCGGACCCGGCTGGCGCAGGCGTACCTGTACACGGGCGACAGCGCCGGCGCCGTCGCCGAGCTGCGGCGCCTCCTGGCGCACGACCCGGACGACCTGGAGACGCTGATCCGGCTGGGGCAGGCGGAGAAGGCCGGGGGGAGCTTCGAGGCGGCGATGGAGTGGTTCCGGCGCGCCCTGGAGCTGGACCCGGACAGCGCCGTGCTCCACTTCTACCAGGGGGAGCTGTACTACAACCGCGGGCTCAACGAGGAGGCGCGGCGGGAGCTGCTGCGCGCCATCGAGCTGAACCCGGAGCTGGC
Protein-coding regions in this window:
- a CDS encoding chemotaxis protein CheC, which codes for MIDIRDLEAIQLDALREVANMGAGHAATALSQMTKSRIMITVPQLQVAPLEEVPELLTSSEEVVAAVLMHMLGDLTGRTLLIFPRNSAMRLSEILLHRPAGNSHVFGELEQSAIKEAGNILSAAYMNALSDFMGLMLLPSVPSLVIDLAGAVLTTAYTNFGHERDYVFCIQTEFKMEEDVSVQGHFLLLPDVESLQVILEQIRLA